The following are encoded in a window of Streptomyces sp. SAT1 genomic DNA:
- a CDS encoding PP2C family protein-serine/threonine phosphatase, translating to MLDIPSRVRVHVETLPAAQNDMGVCDAFEQYAPVGKPDAMNAPHPPKVAGIDSTVPAPAHTVAPIPPAPDASSAAGASSAHSAHTAHPPGALLQDRLAGWVSDLTTLHELTERLARTNRLDAALEELLHAGAALVGARRGLVVLEPDDGLGPDTTVGLGLARADLGHIETVPRASMPYGALLDTAAGLPGGDGEIVRADLFAEEGLDPRHREVAARLGYAAGYALPLSTEAAGRLGAATWLYDEPAEPDERQRHLAGLYVRFATEHLARLLEGERTRACMATMREELLPSRLPRVPGVRLAARHRTGPRGGGDWYDALPLPDAALGLAVGSVTGSGPGAVAAMGRLRASLRAYAVMEGEDPVAVLSDLELLLRLTEPARSATALFAYCEPALRRITVAGAGHCPPLVLGERRTEYVETTVSAPLGMLACWEAPSVEFQVGAGETVLLYTDGLLHRTGDPADRAFARLRAAAAGVPRAVRHDPDAVADHVLRTVLPDGLDVTDGMEDVALLAARFE from the coding sequence CACGAGTGCGTGTACATGTGGAGACACTGCCGGCGGCGCAGAATGACATGGGGGTTTGCGATGCTTTTGAGCAGTACGCACCGGTCGGAAAGCCGGACGCCATGAACGCCCCGCACCCTCCGAAAGTGGCCGGAATCGATTCAACGGTTCCCGCACCCGCACACACTGTCGCGCCCATCCCCCCTGCCCCGGACGCCTCCTCCGCCGCCGGCGCGAGCAGCGCGCACTCCGCGCACACCGCCCATCCGCCGGGCGCCCTCCTCCAGGACCGGCTCGCCGGCTGGGTCTCCGATCTCACCACGCTGCACGAACTGACGGAGCGGCTGGCCCGTACGAACCGGCTCGACGCCGCGCTGGAGGAGCTGCTGCACGCCGGCGCCGCCCTCGTGGGCGCCCGGCGCGGCCTGGTCGTCCTCGAACCGGACGACGGACTCGGCCCCGACACGACCGTCGGCCTGGGTCTGGCCCGCGCCGACCTGGGCCACATCGAGACCGTCCCGCGCGCCTCGATGCCCTACGGCGCCCTGCTGGACACCGCGGCGGGACTGCCCGGCGGCGACGGTGAGATCGTGCGCGCCGACCTGTTCGCCGAGGAGGGCCTCGACCCCCGCCACCGCGAGGTGGCCGCCCGGCTCGGCTACGCGGCGGGCTACGCGCTGCCCCTGTCCACCGAGGCCGCCGGCCGGCTCGGCGCCGCGACCTGGCTCTACGACGAGCCCGCCGAACCCGACGAACGGCAGCGCCACCTGGCCGGTCTCTACGTCCGCTTCGCCACCGAGCACCTGGCCCGGCTGCTCGAAGGCGAACGCACGCGCGCGTGCATGGCGACGATGCGCGAGGAACTGCTGCCGTCCCGGCTGCCGCGGGTGCCCGGTGTCCGGCTGGCCGCCCGGCACCGCACCGGCCCGCGCGGCGGCGGCGACTGGTACGACGCGCTGCCGCTGCCCGACGCCGCGCTCGGCCTCGCGGTCGGCTCGGTGACCGGTTCCGGGCCCGGCGCGGTCGCCGCGATGGGCCGGCTGCGCGCCTCCCTGCGGGCGTACGCGGTGATGGAGGGCGAGGACCCCGTCGCCGTCCTGTCCGATCTGGAGCTGCTGCTGCGGCTGACCGAGCCCGCCCGCTCCGCCACCGCCCTGTTCGCCTACTGCGAGCCGGCGCTGCGCCGGATCACCGTGGCCGGGGCGGGGCACTGCCCGCCGCTGGTGCTCGGCGAACGGCGCACCGAGTACGTGGAGACGACCGTGTCCGCGCCGCTCGGCATGCTCGCCTGCTGGGAGGCGCCCAGCGTGGAGTTCCAGGTCGGCGCAGGCGAAACGGTGCTGCTGTACACCGACGGGCTGCTGCACCGTACCGGCGACCCCGCCGACCGTGCCTTCGCGCGGCTGCGCGCCGCCGCGGCCGGGGTCCCGCGCGCGGTGCGCCACGACCCGGACGCGGTCGCCGACCATGTGCTGCGCACCGTCCTGCCCGACGGCCTGGACGTGACCGACGGCATGGAGGACGTGGCCCTGCTGGCGGCCCGTTTCGAGTAG